From a single Rutidosis leptorrhynchoides isolate AG116_Rl617_1_P2 chromosome 5, CSIRO_AGI_Rlap_v1, whole genome shotgun sequence genomic region:
- the LOC139847155 gene encoding ATP-dependent Clp protease proteolytic subunit 4, chloroplastic-like: MELLSFSTPSSYHPTTNLRRFLPTKPPQSFSLHRLQPPQQKSIKSSIQSSSQTLNFDFKQNLGFSASSPQTPATAMRGAESDAMGLLLRERIVFLGTQIDDFVADAIISQLLLLDAQDPTKDIRLFINSTGGSLSSSMAIYDVLKLVRADVSTIALGISASTASLILGGGTKGKRLAMPNTRIMIHQPLGGASGQAIDVEIQAREMMHNKDNVTKILAESTGRSYEQVQKDIDRDRYMSPIEAVEYGIIDNVIDQDSIIPLEPVPDRVKSTLSYDAITKDPEKFLNPDIPDDEIY, from the exons ATGGAGTTGCTCTCTTTCTCAACCCCTTCTTCTTACCATCCCACCACCAATCTCCGCCGCTTTCTTCCTACAAAACCACCGCAATCCTTCTCTCTCCACCGTCTCCAACCACCCCAACAAAAATCCATTAAATCTTCAATTCAGTCCTCCTCCCAAACCCTAAATTTTGACTTCAAACAAAATCTTGGATTTTCAGCTTCTTCACCACAAACTCCGGCGACGGCGATGAGAGGGGCTGAATCAGATGCCATGGGGTTGTTATTAAGAGAAAGGATTGTGTTTTTAGGAACCCAAATTGATGATTTTGTTGCTGATGCTATTATTAGTCAGTTGCTTTTGTTAGATGCTCAAGACCCAACTAAAGATATCAGACTTTTTATTAATTCTACTGGTGGTTCTCTCAG CTCTTCAATGGCTATCTACGACGTCTTGAAGCTAGTGCGTGCTGACGTGTCAACAATTGCACTAGGGATATCAGCATCAACAGCTTCACTAATTCTCGGTGGTGGAACAAAAGGAAAACGTCTTGCAATGCCTAACACAAGAATAATGATCCACCAACCACTTGGAGGTGCGAGTGGGCAAGCAATAGACGTTGAAATTCAAGCTCGTGAAATGATGCATAACAAAGATAACGTGACCAAAATATTAGCCGAATCCACTGGCCGTTCTTATGAACAAGTTCAGAAAGACATCGATAGAGATCGTTACATGTCTCCTATTGAAGCAGTTGAATACGGGATAATTGATAATGTTATTGATCAAGATAGCATTATCCCACTTGAGCCTGTCCCGGATCGAGTTAAATCTACTTTAAGTTACGATGCAATTACCAAAGATCCCGAAAAGTTTTTGAATCCCGATATTCCTGATGATGAAATTTACTAG
- the LOC139847288 gene encoding 26S proteasome non-ATPase regulatory subunit 7 homolog A, with translation MDVIKSQQLSARPIEKVVVHPLVLLSIVDNYYRVAKDTRKRVVGVLLGSSFKGTVDVTNSYAVPFEEDDKDSSIWFLDHNYHEAMFSMFKRINAKEHVVGWYSTGPKLRENDLDVHGLFNDYVPNPVLVIIDVQPKELGIPTKAYYAIEEVKENATQKSQKVFVHVPSEIAAHEVEEIGVEHLLRDVKDTTISTLATEVTGKLAALKGLDARLKEIRGYLDLVIDGKLPLNHEILYHLQDVFNLLPNLNVADLIKAFAVKTNDQMLVIYLSSLIRSVIALHNLINNKMLNKEHEKAEDAKPSTVPPVAGS, from the exons ATGGATGTGATAAAATCACAGCAGTTATCAGCTCGACCGATCGAGAAAGTTGTTGTTCATCCATTAGTACTTCTTAGCATCGTTGATAACTATTATCGAGTCGCTAAAGATACTCGTAAACGTGTTGTTGGTGTTCTTCTCGGTAGTTCATTCAAAGGCACCGTTGACGTCACAAACAGCTACGCAG TGCCATTTGAGGAAGATGACAAGGATTCCAGCATTTGGTTTCTTGATCACAACTATCACGAGGCTATGTTCTCCATGTTCAAGAGAATCAATG CTAAGGAACACGTGGTAGGTTGGTATAGCACCGGCCCAAAGCTAAGGGAGAACGATCTTGATGTTCATGGATTATTTAACGA CTATGTTCCAAACCCTGTATTGGTGATAATAGATGTTCAACCGAAGGAATTGGGTATACCCACCAAAGCTTACTATGCTATCGAAGAGGTTAAAGAG AATGCTACTCAGAAGAGCCAAAAGGTTTTTGTTCACGTGCCATCAGAAATTGCTGCGCACGAAGTGGAAGAAATTG GGGTGGAGCACTTGTTGAGGGATGTGAAGGATACAACCATTAGTACCCTTGCAACTGAG GTAACTGGAAAGCTGGCAGCATTGAAAGGTCTAGATGCCCGACTGAAGGAGATACGTGGTTATCTTGACCTTGTCATAGATGGAAAACTTCCATTAAATCACGAAATATTGTACCACCTACAG GATGTGTTCAACCTTCTACCAAATCTTAATGTGGCTGATTTGATTAAAGCATTTGCAG TGAAAACAAATGATCAGATGCTTGTTATCTACCTTTCCTCTCTGATCAGAAGTGTGATTGCTCTTCACAACTTGATCAACAACAAG ATGCTTAACAAAGAACATGAGAAAGCTGAGGATGCAAAACCGTCAACAGTTCCACCAGTTGCTGGGAGCTAA
- the LOC139847154 gene encoding pentatricopeptide repeat-containing protein At2g33760: protein MLTSSNNPHRSLYQYLIRAGHRIKPLQQTHAQIIISGKTTSLPLLTKLITSACAADAIVYTRRLLFSISNPDSFLFSSLIKTSTKHNHPVDSLVFYQYMLVCNVEPSSHAFTAVIKACGNISAKRIGKIVHCHVLVNGYGSDRFVQAALVSFYAKCNELKVAREVFDEMPQRSLVAWNSMIAGYEQNGLADDAIRLFCMMREDGFQFDSVTLVSVLSACSQVGALGLGCWIHNYINCNKLLVDPTIATSLISMYGRCGDVTKARQVFDSLSRKNVITWTAMISSYGMHGYGNKAMEIFRLMKLHGPTPNSVTFIAILSACAHSGLVSEGRLVYTSMIKDYGIIPKMEHHVCMVDMFGRGGLLNEAYQHIQDMKLVKPGSAVWTAMLGACKMHKNVDLGVIAANNLLAIEPQHPGHYVLLSNIYAMAGKMDQVEMVRDVMIQKGLKKPVGYATIEVDQKTYLFSMGDKSHPESTTIYRFLDDLMKKCRAIGYTPASESVMHELEEEERVHALRYHSEKLALAFGLMKTEQNSIIRIVKNLRVCEDCHVAFKFISLVTKRKIIVRDKLRFHHFDDGACSCLDYW from the coding sequence ATGCTTACAAGTAGCAACAATCCCCACCGATCTCTCTACCAATATCTCATCCGTGCAGGCCACCGGATCAAACCCCTTCAACAAACGCACGCTCAAATCATCATCTCCGGCAAAACAACCTCCCTCCCTCTCCTCACCAAACTCATCACATCCGCTTGCGCTGCTGACGCAATCGTCTACACGCGTCGTCTCCTCTTCTCAATCTCTAATCCTGATTCATTCCTCTTCAGTTCCCTTATCAAAACATCCACCAAACATAACCACCCTGTTGATTCACTCGTGTTTTATCAATACATGTTGGTTTGTAATGTAGAGCCGTCGAGTCATGCCTTTACGGCTGTGATTAAGGCGTGTGGGAATATATCAGCTAAACGAATAGGAAAGATTGTTCATTGTCACGTTTTGGTTAACGGGTATGGGTCTGATCGGTTTGTTCAAGCAGCGTTGGTTAGTTTTTATGCCAAGTGTAACGAGTTAAAAGTTGCACgagaagtgtttgatgaaatgccgcaGAGAAGTCTGGTGGCGTGGAATTCGATGATCGCTGGGTATGAGCAGAATGGACTTGCTGACGATGCTATTCGGTTGTTTTGTATGATGCGGGAGGACGGTTTTCAGTTTGATTCGGTGACGTTGGTGAGTGTGTTATCTGCTTGTTCTCAGGTGGGAGCGCTTGGTTTGGGTTGTTGGATTCATAACTATATTAACTGTAACAAATTACTTGTGGACCCTACAATTGCTACATCGTTGATTAGTATGTACGGTAGGTGTGGAGATGTAACGAAAGCAAGACAAGTTTTTGATTCTTTGAGTCGAAAAAATGTTATAACTTGGACCGCCATGATATCTAGTTATGGAATGCACGGTTATGGGAATAAAGCAATGGAAATATTTCGTCTTATGAAACTTCATGGGCCCACTCCTAATAGTGTGACGTTCATCGCTATATTATCAGCGTGTGCACATTCTGGACTAGTATCAGAAGGCCGATTAGTTTACACTAGCATGATTAAAGATTATGGAATTATACCTAAAATGGAGCATCATGTTTGTATGGTTGATATGTTTGGACGTGGTGGGCTACTAAACGAGGCATACCAACATATTCAAGATATGAAATTGGTCAAACCCGGGTCAGCTGTTTGGACAGCGATGCTTGGAGCTTGTAAAATGCATAAAAATGTCGATCTTGGTGTTATAGCAGCCAACAATCTTTTAGCTATCGAGCCACAACATCCTGGTCATTATGTTTTACTCTCGAATATATACGCAATGGCAGGCAAAATGGACCAAGTAGAAATGGTTAGGGATGTAATGATACAAAAGGGGTTAAAGAAACCAGTTGGATATGCAACTATTGAAGTTGATCAAAAGACCTATTTGTTTAGTATGGGTGACAAATCTCACCCTGAAAGTACTACAATTTACAGGTTTTTGGACGACTTAATGAAAAAGTGCAGGGCGATAGGTTATACACCGGCATCTGAATCTGTAATGCACGAGTTAGAAGAGGAAGAAAGGGTGCATGCGCTTAGGTACCATAGCGAGAAGCTCGCCCTAGCATTTGGGCTTATGAAAACGGAACAAAATTCAATTATAAGGATTGTTAAAAACCTTCGTGTATGCGAAGATTGTCACGTAGCGTTCAAGTTCATTTCTTTAGTGACGAAACGGAAGATTATTGTTCGTGATAAGCTTCGTTTTCATCATTTTGATGATGGAGCTTGTTCATGTTTGGACTATTGGTGA